Proteins encoded within one genomic window of Sulfurovum sp. XGS-02:
- the purU gene encoding formyltetrahydrofolate deformylase, with product MVKKARVLIDCEDSKGLVYQIAKVFYDRDLNIDNNREFVDKEQGRFFMRTVVSGMFDIQELLEELKTVAPKDAHIRVAEPKDKKIILMATKESHALGDILVRHANGELDAQIECVIANHDTLENFVRRFDIPFFHVPAEGMSREEHEEHVMKLISEFEFDYIVLAKYMRILTPEFVKAYPEKIINIHHSFLPAFIGANPYKQAFERGVKIIGATAHFVTDDLDEGPIIAQDVIPVNHRFSWRDMQRAGRDVEKIVLSRALSLVLHDRVFVNGNKTVVF from the coding sequence ATGGTAAAAAAAGCAAGAGTTTTAATTGATTGTGAAGATTCAAAAGGTTTAGTGTATCAGATCGCTAAAGTCTTTTATGATAGAGATTTAAATATCGATAATAACCGCGAATTTGTTGACAAAGAACAGGGACGCTTTTTTATGCGTACAGTCGTTTCAGGCATGTTTGACATTCAGGAGCTGCTTGAAGAACTCAAAACTGTTGCACCTAAGGATGCACATATCAGGGTGGCAGAACCAAAAGATAAGAAGATCATTCTTATGGCTACAAAAGAGTCTCATGCCCTTGGTGACATTCTTGTACGTCATGCAAATGGTGAACTTGATGCACAGATAGAGTGTGTTATTGCCAACCATGATACACTTGAGAATTTCGTACGCAGATTTGATATCCCGTTCTTTCATGTCCCGGCAGAGGGTATGAGCAGAGAAGAGCATGAAGAACATGTGATGAAGCTTATAAGCGAATTTGAGTTTGACTATATCGTACTTGCAAAGTATATGCGTATACTTACACCTGAATTTGTCAAGGCATATCCGGAAAAGATCATTAACATTCACCACTCTTTCCTCCCTGCTTTTATAGGTGCAAATCCTTATAAGCAGGCATTTGAAAGAGGTGTAAAGATCATAGGGGCTACAGCACACTTTGTAACAGATGATCTGGATGAAGGCCCGATCATTGCCCAAGATGTGATACCTGTTAATCATCGTTTTTCATGGAGAGACATGCAAAGAGCAGGACGTGACGTGGAAAAGATAGTACTTTCACGTGCATTGTCTTTGGTACTGCATGACAGGGTATTTGTCAATGGTAATAAAACGGTTGTATTTTAA
- a CDS encoding tRNA1(Val) (adenine(37)-N6)-methyltransferase, which yields MFLYQPTSGYCYNSDSIFLYDFISSFKPKGKLLDVGCGVGIISLLLTRDFKIQTSIIDKQEKMLDYAKHNYALNNLEAQSHLGDFTEWMTDEKFDYIISNPPFYDANVQQSENTHLNIARYAHHLPIDTFIAKVKKLLKPRGYFIFCYDAKQVDLLLHHLTSYGITVETMQFVHSKIDRESKLVMIAARMGSKSMTKILPPFVVFDEKSVYREKAMKAFERANTNSIKGDF from the coding sequence TTGTTTCTCTATCAACCTACAAGTGGCTACTGCTATAACAGTGATTCCATCTTCTTGTATGACTTTATCTCTTCGTTTAAGCCTAAAGGTAAACTGCTGGATGTTGGATGCGGTGTTGGGATCATCTCGCTCTTACTGACCAGGGATTTTAAGATCCAGACCAGCATTATAGACAAACAGGAAAAGATGCTTGACTATGCAAAACATAACTATGCACTGAACAATCTGGAAGCACAGAGTCATCTCGGAGATTTTACAGAGTGGATGACGGATGAGAAGTTTGACTATATCATCTCAAACCCACCTTTTTATGACGCAAACGTACAACAGAGTGAAAATACGCATTTGAACATTGCACGGTATGCACACCATCTGCCTATAGATACTTTCATCGCCAAGGTCAAAAAACTGTTGAAACCTAGAGGATATTTTATCTTCTGTTATGATGCGAAGCAGGTAGACCTGTTATTACATCATTTAACTTCCTATGGTATAACTGTTGAAACGATGCAGTTTGTGCACTCTAAAATAGACAGAGAATCCAAACTGGTGATGATCGCAGCCCGCATGGGATCAAAATCTATGACAAAGATACTTCCCCCATTTGTGGTCTTTGATGAGAAGAGTGTCTATCGAGAAAAAGCGATGAAAGCATTTGAACGTGCCAATACAAATAGTATAAAAGGTGATTTTTGA
- a CDS encoding CCA tRNA nucleotidyltransferase has translation MPTIKSFPNFFSQTDPHILQNIKTVTEYLAQNYHATCYIVGGAVRDRILGDASKDYDIECFGITIDDFESAMEHLGAQGVGKSFFVYKYHDLDISLPRTEKKIAKGHRGFEVSLALEEKEASKRRDFTINALMYDIHNEQILDFWDGLGDLEHKVIRVVDKDTFVEDSLRVLRAMQFAARFGFRVEEKSCRLCQSISLDDLPKERIFREMEKMFMSKYLHYGLYYLLTLGIGKQLFNEDMERRSFIALSRVLQKSQKNFVEKLRPYYFLFICKAYFALDITEVLERLGAPTIYYKKVAVPPSPIDITVSFIAHLSLKEGIIEYVGNYHSDVIAMAKQLDVWDKPFDRGVTPTELIEEGYSGKALGDELQRRTEKKIRDISLKSLKEK, from the coding sequence ATGCCCACTATCAAATCTTTTCCGAACTTTTTCTCACAAACCGATCCCCATATACTTCAAAATATTAAAACAGTGACAGAGTATTTGGCACAAAACTATCATGCCACGTGTTACATTGTCGGTGGTGCTGTACGTGATCGTATCTTGGGAGATGCGTCTAAAGATTATGATATCGAGTGTTTTGGTATCACTATAGATGATTTTGAAAGTGCGATGGAGCATTTAGGTGCACAGGGTGTAGGGAAAAGTTTTTTTGTCTATAAGTACCATGACCTGGATATTTCTTTACCCCGTACTGAGAAAAAAATAGCCAAGGGGCACCGGGGATTTGAAGTCTCTTTGGCGCTGGAAGAAAAAGAGGCATCAAAAAGACGGGATTTCACGATCAATGCGTTGATGTATGATATTCACAATGAACAGATACTTGACTTTTGGGACGGATTGGGTGATCTAGAACATAAAGTGATTCGGGTGGTTGATAAAGATACATTTGTGGAAGATAGTTTACGTGTATTGCGTGCTATGCAGTTTGCTGCACGATTTGGCTTTAGAGTGGAAGAGAAGAGTTGTAGACTGTGTCAGAGTATCTCTTTGGATGATCTACCCAAAGAACGGATATTTAGAGAGATGGAAAAAATGTTTATGAGTAAATATTTGCACTATGGCCTTTACTATCTGCTGACACTGGGTATAGGCAAACAGCTTTTTAATGAAGATATGGAGAGAAGATCATTTATCGCTTTAAGCAGGGTATTGCAAAAGAGTCAAAAGAACTTTGTAGAGAAACTGAGACCCTATTATTTTCTTTTTATCTGCAAAGCATATTTTGCATTGGATATCACAGAAGTGTTAGAGAGATTGGGTGCACCCACTATTTACTATAAAAAAGTGGCAGTACCACCGTCACCTATAGATATTACCGTCTCTTTCATCGCTCATCTCTCACTGAAAGAGGGTATCATAGAGTATGTAGGGAACTATCATTCAGATGTGATAGCTATGGCAAAGCAACTTGACGTATGGGATAAACCTTTTGACCGAGGTGTTACTCCCACGGAGTTGATAGAGGAAGGGTATTCAGGTAAAGCGTTAGGTGATGAACTTCAGAGGCGAACTGAAAAGAAGATAAGGGATATCTCCCTAAAGAGTTTGAAAGAAAAATAG
- a CDS encoding tRNA (cytidine(34)-2'-O)-methyltransferase: MFNIVLVEPQIPQNTGTIGRLCVNLGATLHLIKPLGFDIDDKAVKRAGLDYWQHLDLVVWESFEAYLKAHPISKNSYMATTKTDNLYFNAPFKKGDHILFGSETRGINEQVLLDNPEQCITIPMGGKGRSLNLGVSVGVVIYDALRQNYEGFEKITIANTLEQ; this comes from the coding sequence ATGTTTAATATCGTTTTAGTAGAGCCACAAATTCCTCAAAACACGGGTACCATAGGCCGTTTATGTGTCAACTTGGGTGCGACACTGCACCTTATCAAACCACTTGGATTCGATATAGACGATAAAGCGGTAAAGCGTGCCGGGCTTGATTATTGGCAGCATCTTGACCTGGTGGTTTGGGAGAGTTTTGAAGCATATCTTAAAGCACACCCTATCAGCAAAAACAGTTATATGGCTACAACGAAAACGGATAATCTCTATTTCAATGCACCGTTTAAAAAGGGTGATCACATTCTCTTTGGTTCTGAGACCAGAGGGATCAATGAACAAGTTCTGCTAGACAATCCGGAGCAGTGTATCACCATCCCTATGGGCGGAAAAGGCAGAAGTTTGAATCTTGGTGTGAGTGTGGGTGTCGTCATTTATGATGCATTGCGTCAAAACTATGAAGGGTTTGAAAAGATCACCATAGCCAATACATTGGAGCAATAA
- the glyS gene encoding glycine--tRNA ligase subunit beta: MTQALLIEIGVEELPAIPLLKIVNNIEKSWENILTEYNLSNDFEFIYTPRRLVLKHTAMPVSQEDTTVELFGPPMVAAVKDGEPTKAAQGFARKCGVSFDTLGRAEKNGKEVLYFKKEEKGSETVSLLQEMLEKWIASMSFGKMMRWGSRTDEYIRPIRWLQVRMGDASVPVELFGVHADTKTYVHRMVSYDPVEVPTIDAYEGLLDECAVMLHPKDREAKILAEFDALESMHNIIIERDRALLAEVVAITENPKALVGSFDELFLELPPEVIITSMKEHQRYFPVFEHGKIANKFVVVSNAYTDDYSKVIAGNERVLKPRLADGLFFYKNDLKNGLSTDGLEKVQFIDGLGTLTDKITRENNIAIRLLALYMDRVEEDTEKSSTVLEKAMDRAINLAKADLMSEMVYEFTELQGLMGYYYAKALGEDELVYQAIKEQYMPVGEGAELPTSVFSSIVAMSIKLDTLFGLFSVGKIPTGSKDPFALRRAVNGIVRIVTAYDLTFNIDDIIALLKGNYEEFDTNLLSEFIIERINKSLDANPSVIASVLASGERDINEIAKKVAALNEIVSSDAFKEQFTTFKRVANISKDVDLESSMEIDIALFKEDAEVTLYNAYEKVINSTYSDYKEELEALFGLKRELDGYFDDVLVNTEDEALQQNRLHTIGSIYKTFRNIADIKEISV, translated from the coding sequence ATGACACAAGCACTACTCATAGAAATCGGTGTAGAAGAATTACCGGCTATACCACTACTTAAAATCGTGAATAACATTGAAAAATCTTGGGAGAATATACTTACAGAGTATAACCTTAGTAATGATTTTGAATTTATCTATACACCTAGAAGATTGGTCCTTAAACATACGGCAATGCCGGTAAGCCAGGAGGATACTACAGTAGAGTTGTTTGGTCCTCCAATGGTTGCGGCAGTCAAAGATGGTGAGCCTACGAAAGCAGCCCAGGGATTTGCACGTAAATGCGGTGTAAGCTTTGATACACTCGGTCGTGCAGAGAAAAACGGGAAAGAAGTACTCTATTTCAAAAAAGAAGAGAAGGGATCAGAAACGGTTTCTCTTCTTCAAGAGATGCTGGAAAAATGGATAGCCTCAATGTCATTTGGGAAGATGATGCGCTGGGGTTCAAGAACGGATGAATATATCAGACCTATACGCTGGTTACAGGTAAGAATGGGTGATGCTTCTGTACCTGTAGAACTTTTTGGTGTGCATGCAGATACCAAAACCTATGTACACCGTATGGTCAGTTATGATCCTGTGGAAGTGCCTACGATAGATGCCTATGAAGGTCTGCTGGATGAGTGTGCCGTGATGTTACACCCAAAAGACCGTGAAGCAAAGATCTTAGCTGAATTTGATGCTTTGGAGTCGATGCACAATATCATCATAGAGAGGGATAGAGCACTTCTGGCTGAGGTTGTAGCGATCACAGAGAACCCTAAAGCACTTGTAGGCTCTTTTGATGAACTTTTCTTGGAACTACCGCCTGAAGTGATCATTACATCGATGAAAGAACATCAGCGTTATTTCCCTGTCTTTGAACATGGGAAAATAGCAAACAAGTTTGTGGTTGTTTCCAATGCCTATACGGATGATTACAGTAAAGTTATCGCAGGAAATGAACGTGTCCTTAAACCACGTTTGGCCGACGGACTCTTCTTCTACAAAAATGACCTTAAAAACGGACTGAGTACGGATGGTCTTGAAAAGGTACAGTTCATCGATGGTCTGGGGACCCTTACCGATAAAATCACAAGAGAAAATAATATCGCGATCAGACTGCTTGCCCTCTATATGGATAGAGTAGAAGAAGATACCGAAAAAAGTTCTACAGTCCTTGAAAAAGCGATGGATAGAGCAATAAACCTTGCAAAAGCGGACCTTATGAGTGAGATGGTGTATGAGTTTACAGAACTACAGGGACTTATGGGGTATTATTATGCAAAAGCACTAGGTGAAGATGAATTGGTATATCAAGCGATAAAAGAGCAGTATATGCCAGTAGGTGAGGGTGCCGAACTTCCAACTTCTGTCTTCTCCTCTATTGTGGCGATGAGTATTAAACTCGATACACTTTTTGGACTCTTTAGCGTAGGAAAGATTCCTACAGGCTCTAAAGATCCTTTTGCACTGCGTCGTGCAGTCAACGGTATTGTAAGAATAGTGACAGCATATGATCTGACCTTCAATATCGATGATATCATCGCGTTGCTCAAAGGCAATTATGAAGAATTTGATACGAACCTCTTAAGTGAATTCATCATAGAACGTATCAACAAGTCACTCGATGCCAATCCATCAGTTATCGCTTCTGTATTGGCTTCAGGTGAAAGAGATATCAATGAGATAGCGAAAAAAGTCGCTGCACTCAATGAGATCGTAAGCAGTGATGCATTCAAAGAGCAGTTCACAACCTTCAAACGTGTCGCAAATATCTCTAAAGATGTGGACCTTGAGTCAAGTATGGAGATAGATATTGCGTTATTTAAAGAAGATGCGGAAGTCACACTCTATAATGCGTATGAAAAAGTGATCAATTCGACATACAGTGACTATAAAGAAGAACTTGAAGCACTTTTTGGGCTGAAACGTGAACTTGACGGGTATTTTGATGATGTTCTGGTAAACACTGAAGACGAAGCGTTGCAACAAAATAGACTCCATACGATAGGCTCTATCTATAAAACATTTAGAAATATTGCAGATATTAAAGAGATATCGGTTTAA
- a CDS encoding HPP family protein, which translates to MKNYFSRMKTKGHCPPRKPIRKIIWSSIGAFLGILFIAYLEELWSGHDKAPLFLIGSFGASAVLIYGAPLVEFSQPRNLIGGHVLSALVGVTIAFLFKDNIMLASALAVSSAVTMMHLTRTLHPPGGATALIAVIGGDSIQELGYWYAVSPVLIGAFLMLLVALFVNNMSIDPKRHYPVYWV; encoded by the coding sequence ATGAAGAATTACTTTTCACGTATGAAAACCAAGGGGCATTGTCCTCCTAGAAAACCGATCAGAAAGATCATATGGTCATCGATAGGGGCCTTTTTAGGTATCCTCTTCATTGCTTACTTGGAAGAGCTATGGAGCGGTCATGACAAAGCGCCTTTATTTTTGATAGGCTCTTTTGGGGCATCTGCCGTATTGATCTACGGAGCCCCTTTGGTGGAGTTTTCACAGCCAAGAAATTTGATCGGCGGACACGTGCTTTCAGCACTGGTCGGCGTCACGATAGCATTTCTGTTTAAAGACAATATCATGCTTGCCAGTGCATTGGCCGTTTCATCAGCTGTTACGATGATGCATTTGACAAGAACCCTGCACCCTCCCGGAGGGGCAACCGCTCTGATCGCCGTTATTGGTGGGGATAGCATACAGGAACTTGGATATTGGTATGCAGTCAGCCCGGTATTGATCGGTGCTTTTTTGATGTTACTGGTGGCTTTGTTTGTGAACAATATGTCCATTGATCCCAAAAGGCATTATCCTGTCTATTGGGTATAA
- the leuB gene encoding 3-isopropylmalate dehydrogenase codes for MGKSYKIGVIKGDGIGPEIIDEAIKVLDAVSITQGFNLKYEEMLLGGAAIDETGVPLPEETIQGVKKCDAVLFGAIGGPKWDNLERHLRPETGLLGLRKEMGTFANLRPAMVYDELVNASSLKPEVIKGVDIMVVRELTGGIYFGQPRELHEDHAFNTMIYTREEVKRIAVVAFDIAMKRDKRVCSVDKANVLEVSQFWREIVEEVAKDYPEVELSHMYVDNAAMQLIRDPKQFDVILTGNIFGDILSDAASMLSGSIGLLPSASTGEGVGLFEPIHGSAPDIAGQGIANPLATISSASMMLRYALGEGEAADKIDNAIKKALSEGYRTGDIGDYDAKEICTCSEIGDIIADYASK; via the coding sequence ATGGGTAAAAGTTATAAAATCGGTGTAATTAAAGGTGATGGGATAGGTCCTGAAATTATTGATGAAGCAATAAAAGTACTGGACGCAGTTTCTATCACACAAGGGTTTAACCTTAAGTATGAAGAGATGCTTCTTGGCGGTGCTGCGATCGATGAAACGGGTGTGCCTCTACCAGAAGAGACGATTCAGGGTGTAAAGAAATGTGATGCCGTGCTCTTTGGTGCGATAGGCGGACCGAAATGGGATAATCTTGAGAGACATTTACGTCCTGAAACAGGGCTTCTGGGGCTTCGTAAAGAGATGGGAACATTTGCCAACCTAAGACCCGCTATGGTCTATGATGAGTTGGTGAATGCATCCAGTCTTAAGCCTGAGGTGATTAAGGGTGTAGACATTATGGTGGTGCGTGAATTGACCGGTGGTATCTATTTCGGTCAGCCAAGAGAACTTCATGAGGATCATGCATTCAACACGATGATCTATACAAGAGAAGAGGTCAAACGTATCGCTGTTGTGGCATTTGATATCGCGATGAAACGTGATAAACGTGTCTGTTCAGTAGACAAAGCCAATGTACTTGAAGTCAGCCAATTCTGGAGAGAGATCGTAGAGGAAGTAGCAAAAGATTACCCGGAAGTTGAACTCTCTCATATGTATGTAGATAACGCTGCGATGCAGCTTATCCGTGATCCTAAGCAGTTTGATGTGATCTTGACGGGAAATATCTTTGGTGATATCCTTTCAGATGCTGCGAGTATGTTAAGTGGATCTATCGGACTTCTTCCAAGCGCCAGTACAGGTGAGGGTGTAGGGTTGTTTGAACCGATTCACGGTTCTGCACCGGATATCGCAGGACAGGGTATCGCCAATCCGTTGGCGACCATTTCATCTGCAAGTATGATGCTTCGTTATGCTTTAGGCGAAGGTGAAGCAGCAGATAAAATAGACAATGCGATCAAAAAAGCATTAAGCGAAGGGTATCGTACAGGTGACATCGGTGATTACGATGCAAAAGAGATCTGTACGTGTAGTGAGATCGGTGATATCATCGCCGACTATGCATCCAAATAG
- a CDS encoding FAD-dependent oxidoreductase gives MFKTYDTIIIGAGIAGASTAYALKQKGQNVIVLDKRGIASGGSGAAGAFVSPKIGKGSLLQSLTNEAFEYAKEFYLSTCLELFHQTGVIRIPKDEVDAQKFSSYEPYNDNRYETYAKEQLKRLGINTEFDSFYFPEAGVCDAQEVCKYLLTNIEVVEYEVREIYQENELWCVGEYRAQNLVLATGYENDLADLRYMGIKGTWGTRGDFSSKLSLDVSMHQSISVGANVDGIIKLGATHEKGVKEVVPCKKEQALGLKEKASSLIDTSDLELKEVFCGMRSGSKDYFPLVGKVIDVPFMLEKYPAIMRGSKPEMKYIERLYVLNGLGGRGFVFAPLMAKILAESIIEGKEVDVRVDPDRLFLKWCRKSPELDALR, from the coding sequence ATGTTTAAAACCTACGATACCATTATCATCGGTGCAGGTATCGCAGGTGCTTCTACAGCATATGCATTGAAGCAAAAAGGACAAAATGTCATTGTATTAGATAAAAGAGGCATTGCCTCAGGCGGTTCAGGGGCTGCCGGGGCTTTTGTCTCTCCAAAGATAGGTAAGGGTTCGCTACTTCAGAGTCTAACCAATGAAGCTTTTGAATATGCCAAAGAGTTTTATCTCTCCACTTGTCTGGAACTTTTTCATCAAACCGGTGTGATAAGAATCCCCAAAGATGAAGTGGATGCCCAAAAGTTTTCTTCATATGAACCCTACAATGATAACAGGTATGAAACTTATGCAAAAGAGCAGTTGAAAAGGCTGGGGATCAATACTGAATTTGATAGTTTTTACTTTCCTGAAGCTGGGGTTTGTGATGCACAGGAAGTGTGTAAATATCTACTTACAAACATAGAAGTGGTTGAATATGAAGTAAGAGAGATTTATCAGGAAAACGAACTTTGGTGTGTAGGTGAGTATCGTGCTCAAAACCTTGTCTTAGCGACAGGCTATGAGAATGATCTGGCTGACTTGCGTTACATGGGTATCAAAGGCACATGGGGTACCAGGGGTGACTTCAGTTCTAAGCTCTCCTTGGATGTCAGTATGCACCAGTCTATCTCTGTGGGTGCCAATGTAGATGGTATCATCAAACTGGGTGCCACGCATGAAAAAGGAGTGAAAGAGGTAGTCCCCTGTAAGAAAGAACAGGCACTGGGGCTAAAAGAAAAGGCCTCTTCTCTGATCGATACGTCAGACCTGGAGCTCAAAGAAGTCTTTTGCGGTATGAGATCAGGGTCTAAAGATTATTTCCCTTTGGTAGGGAAGGTGATAGATGTCCCTTTTATGTTAGAAAAATATCCAGCCATTATGCGTGGCAGCAAGCCTGAGATGAAATATATAGAGCGTTTATATGTCTTGAATGGTCTGGGAGGCAGGGGGTTTGTTTTTGCACCGCTGATGGCAAAGATCTTGGCTGAATCTATCATTGAAGGCAAAGAGGTAGATGTCAGAGTTGATCCTGACAGACTTTTTTTGAAATGGTGCCGTAAGAGTCCGGAGTTGGATGCTTTACGCTAA
- a CDS encoding arginyltransferase has protein sequence MNEELDLLNPPSTDFSMLDYDCAYIPGNKVRMNYKYVSHASKKFATAVIARGWRRFGKYFFHPICNGCNECKSIRIDVNNYHYTKSQKKAIKRNADTQIIVQKPSLTDAHIHLYNKYHSFKHEKDQWQHRNISHREYHENFVDGAHDYGKEVLYIKDGKLIGVDLIDILDDGISSIYFYYDPDYARLSLGTYSLLYQIQLAHILELPWIYLGYWVEGCKAFAYKPKFQPQEILDGFPHVTEEPDWEKWDLA, from the coding sequence ATGAATGAAGAACTAGACCTACTGAACCCGCCATCAACAGATTTTTCCATGCTGGACTACGATTGTGCATACATCCCTGGGAATAAGGTACGTATGAACTATAAGTATGTGTCTCATGCAAGTAAAAAATTTGCCACTGCAGTGATCGCCAGAGGATGGAGACGTTTTGGAAAGTACTTCTTCCACCCTATCTGCAATGGGTGCAATGAGTGTAAAAGTATACGTATAGATGTCAACAACTATCACTACACTAAATCGCAAAAAAAAGCTATTAAGCGGAATGCCGATACCCAGATCATTGTTCAAAAGCCCAGTCTTACCGATGCACATATACATCTCTACAATAAATACCACTCTTTCAAGCATGAAAAAGACCAGTGGCAGCACCGTAATATTTCACATCGAGAGTACCATGAAAACTTTGTAGATGGTGCACATGATTATGGAAAAGAAGTGCTCTATATCAAAGATGGCAAACTCATCGGTGTTGACCTCATCGACATACTCGATGACGGCATCAGTTCCATATACTTCTACTATGACCCAGATTATGCAAGACTGTCACTTGGAACCTATTCACTGCTCTATCAGATACAGTTGGCCCATATCCTTGAACTGCCTTGGATCTACTTGGGGTACTGGGTAGAGGGGTGTAAAGCGTTTGCCTACAAGCCAAAGTTCCAACCCCAAGAGATATTGGATGGTTTTCCTCATGTCACAGAGGAGCCTGATTGGGAAAAGTGGGATTTAGCGTAA
- a CDS encoding 3-isopropylmalate dehydratase small subunit, whose amino-acid sequence MQGKVWKFGDNIDTDLIIAARYLNTSEPSELAKYVMEDADPEFVSKMTEGDIIVAGENFGCGSSREHAPIALKAAGVSAVIAPTFARIFYRNAFNMGLPIFELKEASEINEGDVVRIDMDAGEVINVTQAKTYKFSPIPEFMQELVDAGGLIAFAKKEIENKKVAKA is encoded by the coding sequence TTGCAAGGTAAAGTTTGGAAATTTGGTGACAATATCGATACGGATTTGATCATCGCAGCAAGATATCTTAATACAAGTGAGCCATCGGAATTGGCGAAATATGTAATGGAAGATGCAGATCCTGAGTTTGTTTCAAAAATGACAGAAGGCGATATTATTGTTGCAGGTGAGAACTTTGGTTGCGGTTCAAGTCGTGAGCATGCACCTATAGCATTAAAAGCAGCGGGTGTAAGTGCTGTGATCGCACCTACGTTTGCACGTATCTTTTACAGAAATGCATTCAATATGGGATTGCCTATCTTTGAGCTTAAAGAAGCTTCTGAGATCAACGAAGGTGACGTTGTGAGAATCGATATGGATGCGGGAGAAGTGATCAATGTGACACAGGCTAAAACGTATAAGTTTTCTCCTATTCCTGAATTCATGCAAGAGTTGGTAGACGCAGGTGGACTGATAGCATTTGCAAAAAAAGAGATTGAAAATAAAAAAGTAGCAAAGGCATAA